A window of the Bombina bombina isolate aBomBom1 chromosome 3, aBomBom1.pri, whole genome shotgun sequence genome harbors these coding sequences:
- the LOC128652046 gene encoding glucagon-1-like, with protein sequence MNHLVLICLAGALILMVAPNSLQMLIADCSDETSWQEYHSQSFTANIKRHSEGTFSSDLTRYMDKIKARDFVQWLMSKKRLAP encoded by the exons ATGAATCATTTAGTACTCATCTGTCTTGCAGGAGCGTTGATCTTAATGGTGGCACCAAACAGCCTGCAGATGTTAATAGCTGACTGTTCTGATGAAACCAG TTGGCAAGAATACCATTCTCAAAGTTTTACAGCAAATATAAAGCGACACTCTGAAGGGACTTTCTCCAGTGATTTAACAAGGTACATGGACAAAATCAAGGCAAGAGACTTTGTACAATGGTTGATGAGCAAAAAGCGCTTAGCCCCATAA